Proteins encoded together in one Thalassotalea crassostreae window:
- the pyrC gene encoding dihydroorotase, whose product MTTLTITRPDDWHVHLRDGDVLVDTTRDIGRYFGRAIIMPNLVPPVMNAEQATGYYERIKAVNVNDNFEPLMVLYLTDNTTAQDIIDAKATGLIVAAKLYPAGATTNSASGVTDINNIYPVLKEMQKQEMLLLLHGEVTDNHIDIFDREKEYIDRILTPVVNDFPDLKIVLEHITTKDAVDFVNSASDNVAATITAHHLLFNRNHMLVGGIRPHYFCLPVLKRNIHQHALVEAATSGSKKFFLGTDSAPHTKENKENACGCAGSYTAHAAIELYAEVFEQENALDKLEGFASFNGPDFYNLPRNTDTITLDKVSWDVPATMPFGSDQVVPIRAGEQIHWQVK is encoded by the coding sequence ATGACAACATTAACAATTACCCGACCTGACGATTGGCACGTACATCTCCGCGATGGCGATGTGTTAGTTGATACTACACGCGACATAGGCCGTTATTTTGGCCGAGCGATAATTATGCCAAACTTAGTGCCGCCGGTAATGAATGCAGAGCAAGCAACAGGGTATTACGAGCGCATTAAAGCGGTAAATGTTAATGATAATTTTGAACCTTTAATGGTGCTTTATCTTACGGACAATACTACAGCTCAAGACATCATTGATGCAAAAGCAACTGGTTTAATTGTTGCAGCTAAGCTATATCCTGCAGGTGCTACTACTAACTCAGCATCAGGTGTGACGGATATCAACAACATTTATCCAGTATTAAAAGAAATGCAAAAGCAAGAAATGTTGCTGCTATTACACGGTGAAGTTACAGACAATCATATTGATATTTTCGATCGTGAAAAAGAGTATATTGATCGAATTTTAACGCCAGTTGTTAACGATTTCCCTGATTTGAAAATTGTCTTAGAACACATCACCACTAAAGATGCTGTGGATTTTGTAAACAGTGCGAGTGATAACGTTGCTGCAACGATCACTGCTCATCATTTATTATTTAACCGAAATCATATGCTAGTTGGCGGGATTCGACCGCATTACTTCTGTTTGCCGGTATTAAAGCGCAATATTCACCAACATGCATTGGTTGAAGCTGCTACAAGTGGTAGTAAGAAGTTCTTCTTAGGTACTGATTCAGCGCCTCATACCAAAGAAAATAAAGAAAACGCTTGTGGGTGTGCTGGTTCATATACTGCTCATGCAGCGATTGAATTGTACGCAGAGGTATTCGAACAAGAGAATGCTCTTGATAAGCTTGAAGGGTTTGCAAGCTTTAACGGTCCTGATTTTTACAATTTACCACGTAATACCGATACTATTACATTAGATAAAGTAAGTTGGGATGTGCCAGCTACTATGCCGTTTGGCAGTGACCAGGTTGTGCCAATTAGAGCTGGTGAACAAATTCACTGGCAAGTAAAGTAA
- a CDS encoding 6-carboxytetrahydropterin synthase, translating to MQLFVNDLTVIDFSYLCSNRGVVGESWIVDVLLAGDLNAESMVLDFGIVKKQIKAIIDESVDHKLVLPTRNSDLTISQSARAEHLFVDFAIADKAIYLQSPAQAFAQIDTDEITEESVTRYLEVVIKQQLPENVQGISLTLRAEQIDGAFYHYTHGLKKHDGNCQRIAHGHRSKITILENGNRSKELEDNWANRWQDIYLASETDRIESDQVELSQSAKSNLTPDHQFFSYYAPQGRFDIAVPTNILEVVDCDSTVELLADYIARQIKKTKQDSQIQVVAYEGVGKGAIANA from the coding sequence ATGCAGCTATTCGTTAACGATTTAACCGTAATAGATTTTTCCTATTTATGCTCGAACAGGGGCGTTGTAGGAGAAAGTTGGATTGTTGACGTGCTGTTAGCAGGCGATCTTAACGCTGAAAGTATGGTGCTTGATTTTGGAATTGTTAAAAAACAAATTAAGGCAATCATTGATGAAAGTGTCGATCACAAGTTGGTACTACCAACACGAAATAGTGATCTAACCATTAGTCAATCAGCGAGAGCAGAGCATTTATTTGTCGATTTTGCTATTGCAGACAAAGCAATCTACCTGCAATCTCCTGCACAAGCATTTGCACAAATAGATACTGATGAAATCACAGAAGAGTCGGTAACGCGTTACTTAGAAGTTGTTATAAAACAACAACTTCCGGAAAACGTTCAAGGTATTAGTTTAACACTAAGAGCTGAACAAATTGACGGTGCTTTCTATCATTATACCCACGGTTTAAAGAAACATGATGGTAATTGTCAACGTATAGCCCATGGTCATCGTTCAAAAATTACGATTTTAGAAAATGGTAATCGTTCGAAAGAATTAGAAGACAATTGGGCGAATCGTTGGCAAGATATCTATTTGGCAAGTGAAACCGATCGAATTGAATCGGACCAAGTTGAGTTATCACAGAGTGCTAAATCAAATTTAACACCCGATCATCAATTCTTTTCTTATTACGCTCCGCAAGGACGTTTTGATATCGCAGTGCCGACTAATATTTTAGAAGTTGTCGATTGCGATTCTACGGTTGAACTTTTGGCTGATTATATTGCCAGACAAATTAAGAAAACAAAACAAGACTCCCAAATACAAGTGGTCGCCTACGAAGGTGTAGGAAAAGGAGCTATCGCTAATGCTTAG
- a CDS encoding M23 family metallopeptidase, translating into MSKQKILKHKASKKLLLPIISSLFALGFTHSALAKVELKLDGDILQGSMVVGKTTPNSKVFFDDDPLKVSRHGLFTFGFSRDDESNHKLLIVNENNEKLVQYLKPKSRTYNVQRIEGIDKKIMSPSKEALAQIKSDGIKIRAARAIASDNIDFAHGFKAPATGRITGVYGSQRIYNGVPKNPHYGLDYAGPKGTSVFAPAAGVITLWEPAMFYSGGTLVIDHGHGITSTFLHLSDSKVQVGDRVLQGQDVAMIGSTGRSTGPHLDWRINWHNVRLDPALVLNLKNMKTFKQKKQQSAE; encoded by the coding sequence ATGTCTAAACAAAAAATACTAAAACACAAAGCATCAAAAAAGTTATTGTTACCAATAATTTCTTCACTTTTCGCACTAGGTTTTACTCATAGTGCATTAGCGAAAGTTGAATTGAAACTTGATGGCGACATTTTACAAGGTTCGATGGTCGTTGGTAAAACGACACCTAATAGTAAAGTCTTTTTCGATGATGATCCGTTAAAAGTTTCAAGACACGGGTTGTTTACTTTTGGTTTTTCTCGTGATGATGAAAGTAACCATAAGTTATTGATCGTTAATGAGAATAATGAAAAACTTGTGCAATATTTGAAACCTAAATCTCGTACTTATAATGTACAACGAATCGAAGGCATAGATAAGAAAATTATGTCGCCAAGTAAAGAGGCTTTGGCTCAAATCAAAAGCGACGGAATAAAGATCCGTGCGGCAAGGGCGATTGCATCCGATAACATTGATTTTGCCCATGGTTTTAAAGCACCAGCAACCGGTCGTATTACTGGCGTATATGGAAGTCAAAGAATATACAATGGCGTACCCAAAAACCCTCATTATGGTTTAGATTATGCGGGTCCTAAAGGGACTTCAGTATTTGCTCCAGCAGCAGGAGTTATCACATTATGGGAACCTGCAATGTTTTATTCAGGCGGTACCTTAGTAATCGATCATGGTCATGGCATCACCTCAACATTTTTACATCTAAGTGATTCTAAAGTACAAGTTGGTGATCGTGTATTACAAGGACAAGATGTTGCAATGATAGGCTCTACAGGAAGGTCAACAGGGCCTCATTTAGATTGGCGAATCAATTGGCATAACGTTCGTTTAGACCCCGCATTAGTGCTTAACTTAAAGAATATGAAAACTTTTAAACAAAAAAAGCAGCAAAGCGCTGAGTAG
- a CDS encoding tyrosine-type recombinase/integrase, translating to MSELFNAEPLFDSHRHFQQLHKNQLFSDDNPNVKIFVESVTDDVDDAVDDYKYTKEFLQSKGRRNEATYNLFRGETEKFLLWAWLVAKKSVVQLKRRDLESYIDFVHKPPHQWIATNVYARYENRNGIRSVNENWRPFTIKIPKAQRLDNIDFQKKKQNYQCSQDNLKATFSVLNVFYDYLVTEDYAFGNAIASVKKDCPYLIKDSSFTEVKRLSSLQWDYILESTTKMADDNEDHERTLFIIASLKTLYLRVSELSERSNWSPVMGHFWQDKDKNHWFKVFGKGSKQRDVSVPDSFLKYLHRYRESRGLNGFPLSSETDPLINKIKGSGGPTSRQLRRVVQQAFDFAYQQMVQEGFNDEAQTLKEATTHWLRHTGASMDIESRPLKHMADELGHASMGTTDRVYVQSDHLERAKSGKKRLIESR from the coding sequence ATGTCCGAACTCTTTAATGCCGAACCATTATTTGACTCTCACCGTCATTTTCAGCAACTCCACAAAAACCAATTATTTTCAGATGATAATCCTAACGTAAAAATATTTGTTGAATCAGTCACCGATGATGTTGATGATGCAGTCGACGACTATAAGTACACCAAAGAGTTTTTACAATCTAAAGGACGTCGTAATGAAGCTACCTATAATTTGTTTCGCGGCGAAACTGAAAAATTTTTACTATGGGCTTGGCTCGTTGCTAAAAAATCTGTAGTGCAATTAAAACGCAGAGATTTAGAGTCTTATATTGATTTCGTCCATAAACCTCCACACCAATGGATAGCTACTAACGTCTACGCTCGTTATGAAAACCGTAATGGCATTCGGTCGGTTAACGAAAACTGGCGTCCTTTTACAATCAAAATCCCTAAAGCGCAACGCCTTGATAACATCGACTTTCAAAAGAAAAAGCAAAACTATCAGTGTTCCCAGGATAATCTTAAAGCGACATTTTCAGTACTGAATGTCTTTTACGACTACTTAGTTACTGAAGATTATGCCTTTGGAAACGCCATTGCTTCAGTTAAAAAAGATTGCCCGTATCTGATCAAAGATAGCTCTTTTACAGAAGTTAAACGTCTATCGAGCTTACAGTGGGATTATATCTTAGAAAGCACCACTAAAATGGCCGATGATAACGAAGATCATGAGCGCACTTTATTCATCATCGCTTCGCTAAAAACGCTATATTTAAGGGTTTCAGAGCTTTCTGAACGCAGTAATTGGTCGCCAGTAATGGGACATTTTTGGCAGGATAAAGATAAAAACCATTGGTTTAAAGTATTCGGTAAAGGCTCTAAACAGCGTGATGTATCAGTCCCCGACTCGTTTTTAAAATACTTACATCGTTACCGTGAAAGCCGTGGTTTAAATGGCTTCCCTTTATCGAGTGAAACCGATCCCTTGATTAATAAAATTAAAGGCTCTGGTGGACCGACGTCACGGCAGTTAAGACGTGTAGTACAGCAAGCCTTTGATTTTGCTTATCAGCAAATGGTTCAAGAAGGTTTTAACGATGAAGCGCAAACGTTAAAAGAAGCAACAACTCACTGGTTACGACACACTGGCGCTTCAATGGACATAGAATCTAGACCGTTAAAACATATGGCAGATGAACTGGGCCATGCGAGTATGGGCACAACAGACAGAGTTTATGTACAGTCTGATCACTTAGAGCGCGCTAAGTCTGGTAAAAAACGTCTTATTGAAAGTCGTTGA
- a CDS encoding PqiB family protein: MKDAEVVLTNKSPISSIWLLPVLAVLIALWLVFKSFSEAGVDIIIKTTSAEGIVAGKTEVRFKGFPIGLVTDLDMTEDLQTVLATVELKQSTKQYLTENTLFWLVKPEISLSGVSGLDTVITGNYFEMLPMEGETQVREYTSLKQPPPKSEDAAGLHITLHAKELGSITHGSKIFYKQIQVGEVYSYEFSKDKSHIKINLLIEEEYRDLIKLNTRFWNASGIEMTGDLSGFKVRTQSMASVIGGGIAFETPELGDTTTIVQNFTEYPLYEGFDEAKSGITVKMHFPKNSGIKAGITKVIFEGVEVGVVEDFVYNQARGGVTASVLIDPRLEPYLLSGMDFWLVKPSISLAGVSNIDRLLSGSYVAFRIGDGEPSREFDVLPSAPPLDFKEKGLHLNITADNVDSLSFGVPVFYKNLRVGSVQDHKLAADKRSFDVHIFIEPEYESLVNSSSVFYEQGGIEVNGSLKSFSIRTSPIQALMTGGISFHTIDFENSSSVKDGHRFVMNRNLEEALNTEVVTIIAPLSYEIIPGLTKLKFGEKHIGTVKSVKPSSDFKSSIVTIGYQSDYNNLFKESSKIWIVEPNLTAGNIAGFNALLTGMFLQVKPGEGALKNHFTLLRKAPESEATDEGLQLRLHAKYGTSVEKGSPISYKKMVIGFVDTVNLNKDGLTVDISATIAERFRYLVSKTSKFHQASGFNVKANLKGLNVQTESLQSILRGGLALNNDYADFNNLAEEMDIFELYENNEVIFQTGKLITVTFNEVIDIQRGANVDYNGHTIGSVKNLEVTSDLMSTKLTLDISDKYSQFTQTNTQFWLVKPEVSVARVANAKAYFTGNYIGVMPGNGEQSVEFKGLLQAPALKQVPSGTNLTLTTSVKGSIQPDNPVLYRQIKVGRVLGIELNENANGVNVYLNIDEQYKHLVSKDSKFYNASGIKVEAGLFSGMNIETESMDTILAGGVAFVTPESNKETLATDGDQFPLYDEADESWLEWNPTLTKPIEEMHEPLIHQPGEDSKG; the protein is encoded by the coding sequence ATGAAAGATGCTGAAGTAGTTTTAACAAATAAATCGCCAATATCTTCAATTTGGCTATTGCCGGTTCTCGCGGTATTAATAGCTTTGTGGCTTGTATTTAAGTCTTTTTCTGAGGCTGGCGTCGATATTATTATAAAGACCACGAGCGCTGAAGGCATTGTTGCGGGTAAAACTGAGGTTCGTTTTAAAGGTTTTCCTATCGGTTTAGTAACCGATCTTGATATGACTGAAGACTTGCAAACGGTTTTAGCCACGGTTGAGCTTAAGCAAAGCACAAAACAATACCTTACGGAAAACACTTTGTTTTGGTTAGTAAAGCCAGAAATAAGTTTATCAGGCGTTTCTGGATTAGATACAGTTATCACTGGTAATTATTTTGAAATGCTGCCAATGGAAGGTGAAACTCAAGTTAGAGAATATACTTCATTAAAACAGCCACCACCAAAATCAGAAGATGCGGCTGGTTTGCACATTACCTTGCACGCGAAAGAGCTTGGTTCAATTACACACGGCAGTAAAATATTCTATAAACAAATCCAAGTAGGTGAAGTATATTCGTACGAGTTCTCTAAAGACAAAAGCCACATAAAAATAAACCTTTTAATTGAAGAAGAATACCGTGATTTAATTAAGCTTAATACGCGTTTTTGGAACGCCAGTGGCATTGAAATGACCGGTGATTTATCTGGTTTTAAGGTTCGCACACAATCAATGGCATCAGTTATTGGTGGCGGTATAGCATTTGAAACACCGGAGTTAGGTGATACAACAACTATTGTTCAAAACTTTACTGAGTATCCGTTATATGAAGGTTTTGATGAGGCAAAATCAGGCATAACCGTTAAAATGCACTTTCCAAAGAATTCGGGTATTAAAGCTGGTATAACTAAAGTTATTTTTGAAGGCGTTGAAGTTGGCGTAGTTGAAGATTTTGTATATAACCAAGCCCGTGGCGGCGTTACGGCAAGCGTATTAATCGATCCAAGATTAGAGCCATATTTATTATCAGGAATGGACTTTTGGTTGGTTAAGCCGTCTATAAGCTTAGCTGGTGTGTCTAATATTGACCGATTACTTAGTGGTTCATACGTTGCATTTAGAATAGGGGATGGTGAACCATCTCGAGAATTCGATGTTTTACCATCTGCGCCGCCTCTTGATTTCAAAGAAAAAGGTTTACACCTTAATATTACCGCCGATAATGTCGATTCTTTAAGTTTTGGTGTACCTGTATTTTACAAAAACTTACGGGTAGGTTCTGTTCAAGATCATAAACTTGCTGCTGATAAACGAAGTTTTGATGTACACATCTTCATTGAGCCAGAATATGAGTCGTTAGTTAACTCTTCGTCAGTGTTTTATGAACAAGGGGGGATTGAGGTTAATGGTTCATTAAAAAGCTTTTCTATTCGTACCTCACCAATACAAGCATTAATGACTGGTGGTATTTCATTCCATACCATTGATTTTGAAAACTCATCTTCTGTAAAAGACGGACATCGATTTGTTATGAACCGTAATTTGGAAGAAGCACTAAATACAGAAGTTGTGACTATTATAGCGCCTTTAAGTTATGAAATTATTCCAGGTTTAACAAAGTTAAAATTTGGCGAAAAACATATTGGTACCGTTAAGTCAGTAAAACCGAGTTCAGACTTTAAAAGTTCAATTGTAACAATCGGTTACCAATCAGATTACAATAACTTATTTAAAGAATCCTCGAAGATTTGGATTGTGGAACCGAATTTGACAGCAGGAAATATCGCAGGTTTTAATGCTTTATTGACGGGGATGTTTCTACAGGTTAAACCTGGTGAAGGTGCTCTTAAAAATCACTTTACTTTGCTAAGAAAGGCCCCAGAATCTGAAGCTACAGACGAAGGTTTACAATTGAGGTTGCATGCAAAGTACGGCACCTCGGTTGAGAAAGGTTCACCTATTAGCTATAAAAAAATGGTTATCGGTTTTGTAGATACCGTTAACTTGAATAAAGATGGTTTAACCGTTGATATCTCGGCAACAATTGCTGAAAGATTTAGATATTTAGTCAGTAAAACATCTAAATTTCACCAAGCAAGTGGCTTTAATGTTAAAGCAAATTTAAAAGGACTAAACGTTCAAACAGAAAGCTTGCAAAGTATCCTTAGAGGTGGCTTAGCACTTAATAACGACTATGCAGATTTCAATAATTTAGCTGAAGAAATGGATATTTTTGAATTATACGAAAACAATGAGGTTATATTTCAAACTGGTAAATTAATTACCGTTACGTTTAACGAAGTGATTGATATTCAAAGGGGCGCTAACGTTGATTATAACGGCCATACCATAGGCTCGGTAAAGAATTTAGAAGTTACTAGCGATCTAATGTCAACAAAATTAACCCTTGATATTTCAGATAAATATAGCCAATTCACTCAGACAAACACGCAGTTCTGGTTAGTAAAACCTGAAGTAAGTGTTGCCCGTGTAGCCAATGCTAAAGCCTACTTTACCGGTAATTATATTGGAGTAATGCCAGGTAACGGCGAACAATCTGTTGAATTTAAAGGATTATTGCAGGCTCCGGCACTAAAACAAGTACCGTCCGGAACTAACTTAACCTTAACGACTTCAGTTAAAGGCTCAATTCAGCCGGATAATCCAGTGTTATATCGCCAAATCAAAGTTGGACGTGTTCTTGGTATAGAGCTTAACGAGAATGCTAATGGTGTAAATGTTTATCTAAATATTGATGAGCAATATAAACACCTAGTATCTAAGGACTCTAAGTTTTACAACGCTAGCGGCATTAAAGTTGAAGCTGGGTTATTTTCTGGGATGAATATTGAAACTGAATCGATGGACACAATTCTTGCCGGCGGTGTTGCTTTTGTAACACCAGAATCGAATAAAGAAACATTAGCAACTGATGGAGACCAATTTCCATTATACGATGAAGCTGATGAAAGTTGGTTAGAATGGAATCCAACGTTAACTAAACCAATTGAAGAAATGCATGAACCATTAATTCATCAACCTGGTGAAGATTCAAAAGGTTAA
- a CDS encoding paraquat-inducible protein A has translation MSDNEVSVTTAMEKGLAACPACHLVSQYQQDVNNYCPRCDSKIEQRKNNSLQRCWAWTICSLIAFFPANMYPIMTILYFGKGQPDTILSGIVLLLKFGMYPIAAIVFIASFVVPLAKIIGLLVLLWSLRNPSKLTKLQRTKMYRYIEIFGRWSMLDVFVVALLVALVEIGSVVEIIAGPGATAFGVMVILTIFAANCFDPRLIWDKDTPDKPIKEK, from the coding sequence ATGAGCGATAACGAAGTAAGTGTGACTACAGCAATGGAAAAAGGCTTAGCAGCTTGTCCCGCCTGTCATTTAGTTAGTCAGTATCAGCAAGATGTAAATAATTATTGTCCGCGTTGTGATAGCAAAATTGAGCAGCGAAAGAATAACTCACTGCAGCGCTGCTGGGCATGGACCATTTGTTCATTAATAGCGTTTTTTCCAGCAAACATGTATCCGATAATGACGATACTCTATTTCGGAAAAGGTCAGCCAGATACAATATTGTCTGGCATCGTATTGTTACTAAAGTTTGGCATGTACCCGATCGCTGCAATTGTTTTCATTGCCAGCTTTGTTGTTCCATTGGCTAAAATTATTGGGTTATTAGTATTGCTATGGTCTTTACGAAATCCATCTAAGTTAACTAAACTTCAACGAACTAAAATGTACCGATATATCGAGATTTTCGGTCGTTGGTCTATGTTGGATGTATTCGTAGTCGCATTACTTGTTGCCTTAGTTGAAATTGGATCTGTGGTTGAAATAATCGCAGGACCTGGCGCTACTGCTTTTGGCGTAATGGTTATACTAACTATATTTGCCGCAAACTGTTTTGATCCTCGTTTAATCTGGGATAAAGATACTCCTGATAAACCAATAAAAGAAAAATAA
- a CDS encoding paraquat-inducible protein A, whose protein sequence is MYINNLLHYFENKNLKQKQFACHECDALVTIDSIDEGQVAKCPRCNHGIVERKHDSINKTLAVSFAGLMFFVPAVFSPLMTMKLLSVESSASLFSAIIALWNSELFFVATSIFLFCFLTPLIKLSASFTICLGHKLNRHSEPWYKNLMLFYHHVDSWEMLEVFLIGILVSIIKLKDMADLSFNLGLLCFSGLMLCVLSLKITLDKQLIWDDFDER, encoded by the coding sequence ATGTATATTAACAATTTATTACATTATTTTGAGAACAAAAATTTGAAGCAAAAACAGTTTGCTTGTCATGAATGTGACGCTTTAGTAACAATTGACTCTATAGATGAAGGGCAGGTAGCTAAGTGTCCACGTTGCAATCATGGCATTGTAGAGCGAAAACATGACTCTATTAATAAAACATTAGCGGTAAGCTTCGCTGGTTTGATGTTTTTTGTTCCAGCTGTGTTTAGTCCGTTGATGACAATGAAGCTGTTATCGGTTGAAAGCTCGGCGAGTCTTTTTTCAGCAATTATAGCGTTGTGGAATAGCGAATTGTTTTTCGTTGCAACTTCGATATTTTTATTTTGTTTTCTAACACCATTAATTAAGCTATCAGCAAGTTTTACGATTTGTTTAGGACACAAGCTGAATCGACATAGCGAACCTTGGTATAAAAACCTAATGCTGTTTTATCATCACGTAGATAGCTGGGAAATGCTTGAAGTATTTTTAATTGGAATTCTTGTTTCTATAATAAAGCTTAAAGACATGGCGGATCTGTCATTCAATTTAGGCTTATTGTGTTTTTCTGGTCTAATGCTTTGCGTACTTTCACTAAAGATAACGTTAGATAAACAACTAATTTGGGATGACTTCGATGAGCGATAA
- a CDS encoding MipA/OmpV family protein — MKKLLLASLLTVASGSAFAKAGVAGSVDNVPAQGEEAGSGWSVQLGLGVVSAPEFAGSDETETTAVPLINVSYNNWAYFEYNKLGAWLWQPDDTGLRLGVVATPKKGYDKGDGPFPGHEVDDQTLAGLRVNWKSGMFALDAQVLGSAEEDSGGEVRVQGTYTWVLSEKATLTALVKVEAVSEDAVDYYYYGGNVQDNTYTPDAANNVSFGVIGTYAIAPKWTLLGAVLNTSYDDSITDVQKFSGNAEDSGTTAFVGATYKF, encoded by the coding sequence ATGAAAAAATTATTATTAGCTTCATTATTAACCGTTGCATCAGGTTCTGCTTTTGCAAAAGCCGGTGTTGCAGGTAGTGTTGACAATGTTCCAGCACAAGGTGAAGAAGCAGGTTCTGGTTGGAGCGTACAATTAGGTTTAGGTGTAGTAAGCGCACCTGAGTTTGCAGGTTCTGACGAAACAGAAACTACAGCAGTGCCATTGATTAACGTTTCTTATAATAATTGGGCATATTTTGAATATAACAAATTAGGTGCTTGGTTATGGCAACCAGATGACACAGGTCTTCGTTTAGGTGTTGTTGCAACACCTAAAAAAGGTTATGACAAAGGCGATGGTCCATTCCCTGGCCATGAAGTAGACGATCAAACATTAGCGGGTCTCCGAGTAAACTGGAAAAGCGGTATGTTTGCCCTTGATGCACAAGTGCTAGGTTCAGCTGAAGAAGACTCGGGCGGTGAGGTTCGAGTTCAAGGTACTTACACTTGGGTTCTATCTGAAAAAGCTACATTAACAGCATTAGTTAAAGTTGAAGCGGTGTCTGAAGACGCTGTTGATTACTATTACTACGGCGGAAACGTTCAAGATAATACTTACACTCCAGATGCTGCAAACAACGTTTCGTTCGGTGTAATTGGTACTTATGCAATTGCTCCTAAATGGACTCTATTAGGTGCTGTATTAAACACCTCTTACGATGATTCAATCACTGACGTTCAAAAATTCAGTGGTAACGCAGAAGATTCAGGCACAACAGCGTTTGTTGGTGCTACTTACAAATTCTAA
- a CDS encoding phosphoribosyltransferase, translating into MKKNFITAQELLEDSFRVAHQVYKDGFRPQFIIGIWRGGAPIGIAVQEFFDFKGVETDHIAVRTSSYYGINQQAKEIKVHGLHYLIENANADDALLIVDDVFDSGRSVVALIEQIRTQMRLNTPTDIRVATPYYKPQNSKVDLVPNYYIHSSDEWLVFPHELSGLTKEELFAGKHDISNIKDILFDEE; encoded by the coding sequence ATGAAAAAGAATTTTATAACCGCACAAGAGTTACTTGAAGACTCATTTCGTGTCGCACATCAAGTATATAAAGATGGTTTCAGACCTCAGTTTATTATCGGTATTTGGCGAGGTGGTGCACCAATAGGTATTGCTGTACAGGAATTTTTTGATTTTAAGGGCGTAGAAACGGATCACATTGCGGTGCGAACGTCGTCATATTACGGTATTAACCAGCAAGCGAAAGAAATCAAGGTACATGGATTACATTACTTAATTGAAAACGCGAATGCTGATGATGCTCTATTAATTGTTGATGACGTTTTTGATTCAGGGCGCAGTGTCGTTGCTCTTATTGAGCAGATTCGCACTCAAATGCGATTAAATACCCCAACAGATATTCGTGTTGCAACGCCTTACTATAAACCGCAAAACTCTAAAGTTGATTTAGTCCCTAATTATTACATTCATTCTTCAGATGAATGGTTGGTGTTTCCACATGAACTTTCAGGGCTAACAAAAGAAGAGTTATTTGCTGGCAAACACGATATTAGCAATATTAAAGATATTCTATTCGATGAAGAATAA
- a CDS encoding M28 family peptidase encodes MFDCIALASQEGENATHNLKLTRQLDYETKENKQLISHLEFLSSKRLQGRKVGTPGHIDAQSYIASFFTVKNTNQRYQTQEFTYSKGVTSKKGVNHIFTQVGDKYPDQVIVVTAHYDHLGKKGNKVYAGADDNASGTAALLAIKSWLDNTSISNTIVLVATDAEEEGLKGATAFLDDPSVNLENIKINLNLDMISYGYRKKGLILSGAKKQKQLAPLIDILIDSDNKFKFYKKRYLQDTFISSVNSKIDLHKASDHYEFYKKGIPYILLTSENHHRYHQPTDKFENVDLEFFQESFAAIKQVIVKLDQYYAK; translated from the coding sequence ATGTTTGATTGCATTGCTTTAGCTTCACAAGAGGGCGAAAATGCGACGCACAATCTAAAACTTACCAGACAACTTGATTACGAAACTAAAGAAAACAAACAACTGATTTCTCATTTAGAATTCTTATCTTCTAAAAGGCTACAAGGACGAAAAGTTGGCACTCCAGGGCATATTGATGCGCAAAGTTATATTGCATCATTTTTTACCGTTAAAAATACAAATCAACGATACCAAACTCAAGAATTTACCTACTCAAAAGGGGTCACCTCTAAAAAAGGGGTTAACCATATATTTACCCAAGTTGGTGATAAATATCCTGACCAGGTAATCGTTGTTACCGCTCATTATGATCATCTTGGGAAGAAAGGTAACAAGGTATATGCTGGTGCAGATGACAATGCTTCAGGTACCGCAGCTTTACTTGCTATTAAATCTTGGTTAGACAACACCTCAATTAGCAACACCATAGTGCTTGTAGCCACAGATGCAGAAGAAGAAGGATTGAAGGGCGCTACAGCGTTTTTAGACGATCCCAGCGTTAATTTAGAGAACATTAAAATTAATCTAAATCTAGATATGATTTCGTATGGTTACCGAAAAAAAGGCTTAATATTAAGTGGTGCTAAAAAACAAAAACAGCTCGCGCCATTAATCGATATCCTAATAGATAGTGATAATAAGTTTAAGTTCTATAAAAAACGATATTTACAAGACACTTTTATTTCATCAGTGAATAGTAAAATTGACCTCCATAAAGCCAGCGATCATTACGAGTTTTATAAAAAGGGGATCCCTTATATCCTGTTAACTTCTGAAAATCATCATCGTTATCATCAACCAACAGACAAATTTGAAAATGTCGATTTAGAGTTTTTTCAGGAATCTTTTGCAGCAATTAAGCAAGTGATTGTTAAGCTTGATCAATATTATGCAAAATAA